One stretch of Thalassovita sp. DNA includes these proteins:
- a CDS encoding RNA ligase family protein has product MTQSSRKYGRSYHLPQSPGATSDDKIMHDTSTLFAAAEVVVTEKMDGENTTIHPDGCHPRSLDARYHPSRDWMKAFAAGVSPQLHSGERIVGEYLFARHSISYDNLPSYFLGFAWILDGVVQDWDETLVRFSDLGITPVPTLYRGPIDDRLLSKLIVELDLTRQEGMVLRDGAGYPENEQSKRLAKYVRANHVQSETHWMAGPLVKNTLA; this is encoded by the coding sequence ATGACCCAGTCTTCGCGTAAATACGGACGCAGCTATCATCTGCCTCAATCGCCCGGTGCAACCAGCGACGACAAGATCATGCACGACACCAGCACGCTATTCGCTGCAGCAGAGGTAGTGGTGACCGAAAAAATGGACGGTGAAAACACAACCATTCACCCCGACGGCTGTCACCCACGCAGCTTAGATGCACGCTACCACCCAAGCCGCGATTGGATGAAGGCTTTTGCAGCGGGTGTTTCACCACAACTGCACTCAGGGGAGCGGATTGTCGGGGAATACCTCTTTGCCCGTCATTCCATCAGCTATGATAATTTGCCAAGCTACTTCTTAGGGTTTGCTTGGATCCTAGACGGTGTCGTTCAAGACTGGGATGAAACACTCGTGCGGTTTTCAGATCTTGGCATTACCCCCGTACCCACCCTCTATCGCGGCCCCATCGATGACCGTTTGCTGAGCAAGCTGATTGTGGAATTGGATCTCACCCGACAAGAGGGGATGGTGCTGCGTGACGGTGCCGGTTACCCCGAAAATGAGCAATCCAAACGCCTGGCAAAATACGTTCGCGCGAACCATGTCCAGAGTGAGACACATTGGATGGCCGGCCCGCTGGTTAAGAACACGCTCGCTTAG
- the cysS gene encoding cysteine--tRNA ligase, whose amino-acid sequence MTETVIKLHNSKSRSKEVFAPIDPKNVRMYVCGPTVYDRAHLGNARPVIVFDTLYRLLRHVYGPEHVTYARNFTDVDDKINATAVSRKEAGAEGTLEQLVTERSDETIAWYLKDMGALGAMEPDHMPRATEFIAPMVAMIEDLIAKGHAYAAEGHVLFAVESYKAYGALSGRSVDDMIAGARVEVAPYKKNPMDFVLWKPSSDDLPGWDSPWGRGRPGWHIECSAMSYELLGASFDIHGGGNDLQFPHHENEIAQSCCAHPGEDFAKVWMHNEMLQVEGKKMSKSLGNFFTVRDLLDQGVPGEVIRFVFLSTHYGKPMDWTEKKAKEAEATLRKIAEYLNSDPATQGQSFVPDRVPQEFVDALANDLNTSLALTLIRKYLKERRVADLRGALRLVGFDPIALVQKFSSVRASTYSREKGASSLQAAGYADEATLDLMAKFVSQLTELRSTAMETKDFAPVDALKTALMDAGVEVRMSKAAVELLPGAGFDAAKLEGL is encoded by the coding sequence ATGACGGAAACAGTGATCAAACTGCACAACTCCAAAAGCCGGTCGAAAGAGGTGTTTGCCCCGATCGATCCCAAAAACGTGCGGATGTATGTCTGTGGTCCGACGGTTTATGACCGCGCCCATTTGGGCAATGCGCGTCCCGTGATTGTCTTCGACACGCTCTATCGCCTGCTGCGCCATGTCTATGGGCCGGAGCATGTCACCTATGCGCGCAATTTCACCGATGTGGATGACAAGATCAACGCCACGGCCGTGTCGCGCAAAGAGGCAGGGGCTGAGGGCACGCTGGAGCAGCTGGTGACCGAACGCTCAGATGAGACCATCGCCTGGTATCTGAAGGACATGGGCGCGCTTGGCGCGATGGAGCCCGATCACATGCCACGCGCGACCGAGTTTATCGCACCGATGGTGGCGATGATCGAGGATCTGATCGCCAAGGGCCATGCCTATGCTGCCGAGGGACATGTGTTGTTTGCGGTGGAAAGCTACAAGGCCTATGGCGCGCTGTCGGGCCGGTCGGTGGATGACATGATTGCCGGCGCGCGGGTCGAAGTGGCGCCTTACAAGAAAAACCCGATGGATTTTGTGCTGTGGAAGCCTTCGAGCGATGATCTGCCCGGTTGGGACAGCCCCTGGGGCCGTGGGCGTCCGGGCTGGCACATCGAATGCTCGGCCATGTCTTATGAGCTGCTGGGCGCGTCCTTTGACATTCACGGCGGCGGCAATGACCTGCAGTTCCCGCATCATGAGAATGAGATTGCGCAAAGCTGCTGCGCCCATCCCGGTGAGGATTTTGCAAAGGTCTGGATGCACAATGAGATGCTGCAGGTTGAGGGCAAGAAGATGTCCAAGAGCCTGGGCAACTTCTTCACCGTGCGGGATCTGTTGGATCAGGGGGTGCCCGGTGAGGTGATCCGCTTTGTTTTCCTGTCGACCCATTACGGCAAGCCGATGGACTGGACCGAGAAGAAGGCGAAAGAGGCGGAGGCGACGCTGCGCAAAATCGCTGAATACTTAAACTCTGATCCTGCAACGCAAGGGCAGTCGTTTGTTCCAGATCGTGTGCCGCAAGAGTTTGTCGATGCACTGGCAAATGATTTGAATACGTCGCTCGCGCTTACTCTCATTCGTAAGTATTTGAAGGAACGTCGTGTAGCGGACCTTCGGGGGGCATTGAGACTAGTTGGCTTTGACCCCATTGCTTTGGTTCAAAAGTTTTCAAGCGTCAGAGCGAGTACCTACAGCCGTGAGAAGGGGGCATCTTCGTTGCAAGCTGCGGGGTATGCTGACGAGGCAACGCTCGATCTCATGGCGAAATTTGTAAGCCAGCTCACTGAATTGCGCTCCACGGCGATGGAGACCAAGGACTTTGCGCCGGTGGATGCGTTGAAGACCGCGCTGATGGACGCCGGGGTTGAGGTGCGGATGAGCAAGGCGGCGGTGGAACTGCTGCCCGGTGCCGGTTTTGACGCGGCGAAGCTGGAAGGTTTGTGA
- the cimA gene encoding citramalate synthase has product MGRERLYIYDTTLRDGQQTQGVQFSTPEKHQIAAVLDELGVDYIEGGWPGANPTDSEFFEDRPKLKARFTAFGMTKRAGRSADNDEVLAAVMNAGTSSVCLVGKSHDFHVETALGITLAENTENIAKSVEHIVASGREALFDAEHFFDGYKANPAYALEAVKAAYDAGARWVVLCDTNGGTMPSEIGAIVAAVIAAGIPGDHLGIHTHNDTENAVAGSLAAVEAGARQIQGTLNGLGERCGNANLTTLIPTLLLKEPYASQFDTGVSREALSGLVKASRLLDDILNRVPQRQAPYVGASAFAHKAGLHASAILKDPSTYEHIDPATVGNDRIIPMSNQAGQSNLRRRLAEAGLEVDKGNPALARILDVIKARESEGYTYDSAQASFELLARAELGQLPEFFEVKRYKVTVERRKNKYNRMVSLSEAVVVVKVDGEKKLSVSESMDDTGSDRGPVNALAKALIKDLGRYSEVLADMRLVDFKVRITQGGTEAVTRVIIDSEDGQGRRWSTVGVSPNIVDASFDALLDAINWKLLHREAVAS; this is encoded by the coding sequence ATGGGCCGCGAGCGACTGTATATCTACGACACCACATTGCGCGACGGGCAGCAGACGCAGGGGGTGCAGTTTTCCACGCCGGAAAAGCATCAGATCGCTGCGGTGCTGGATGAATTGGGTGTGGATTACATCGAGGGCGGCTGGCCCGGTGCCAACCCCACGGACAGTGAGTTCTTTGAAGACAGGCCCAAGCTGAAGGCGCGTTTCACCGCCTTTGGCATGACCAAACGGGCCGGGCGTTCGGCCGACAATGATGAGGTGCTGGCGGCGGTGATGAATGCCGGCACATCCTCGGTCTGTTTGGTGGGCAAAAGCCATGATTTCCATGTGGAAACCGCACTGGGGATCACCCTGGCGGAAAATACTGAAAACATTGCCAAATCGGTTGAACATATCGTCGCCTCAGGCCGCGAAGCGCTGTTTGATGCGGAACATTTCTTTGATGGCTATAAGGCCAATCCAGCCTATGCGCTGGAGGCGGTGAAAGCGGCCTATGACGCCGGCGCGCGTTGGGTGGTGCTCTGTGACACCAATGGCGGCACCATGCCGTCGGAGATCGGTGCGATTGTGGCGGCGGTGATTGCGGCGGGCATTCCCGGCGATCACCTCGGCATCCACACCCACAACGATACGGAAAACGCCGTGGCTGGGTCGCTCGCGGCGGTTGAGGCCGGGGCGCGGCAGATCCAGGGCACGCTCAATGGCCTGGGCGAGCGTTGTGGCAATGCCAATCTGACCACGCTGATCCCGACGCTTTTGCTGAAGGAACCCTATGCCAGCCAGTTTGACACTGGCGTGAGCCGGGAGGCGCTGAGCGGGTTGGTGAAAGCCTCGCGCCTGCTCGATGATATCCTGAACCGGGTGCCCCAGCGGCAGGCGCCTTATGTGGGGGCGTCTGCCTTCGCCCATAAGGCGGGGCTGCATGCCTCGGCGATCCTGAAGGATCCCAGCACTTACGAACATATTGACCCCGCCACGGTGGGCAATGACCGCATCATTCCGATGTCCAATCAGGCCGGGCAGTCCAACCTGCGCCGCCGTCTGGCCGAGGCTGGTCTGGAGGTGGACAAAGGCAATCCGGCGCTGGCGCGGATCCTTGATGTGATCAAGGCGCGCGAAAGTGAGGGCTACACCTATGATTCCGCGCAGGCGAGTTTTGAGCTGCTGGCGCGGGCTGAGCTGGGGCAACTGCCTGAGTTTTTTGAGGTGAAGCGCTACAAGGTCACGGTGGAGCGGCGCAAGAACAAGTATAACCGCATGGTTTCGCTCTCGGAGGCGGTGGTTGTTGTCAAAGTGGACGGTGAAAAGAAGCTGTCGGTTTCCGAGTCGATGGATGACACCGGCAGTGATCGCGGCCCGGTGAACGCGCTGGCCAAGGCGCTGATCAAGGATCTGGGACGCTATTCCGAAGTGCTGGCCGATATGCGGCTGGTCGACTTCAAGGTGCGCATAACCCAGGGCGGCACCGAAGCGGTAACCCGCGTGATCATCGACAGCGAAGACGGGCAGGGCCGGCGCTGGTCCACGGTGGGTGTGTCACCCAACATAGTGGATGCCTCCTTTGACGCGCTTTTGGATGCGATAAACTGGAAACTGCTGCACCGTGAAGCTGTTGCATCCTGA
- a CDS encoding phytoene/squalene synthase family protein, which translates to MAEDTPQNDFQACADLVQRADPDRFLATMAAPPAARDLLFALYAANVEIARAPWLTQEEMIAEMRLQWWRDAFGEIGKGGVVRRHEVVTALALTMRAEDAVLMDQLCDARRWDIYKDPFDDVADFERYIQLTSANLFVVAVNGLGGGDEQVVRDLGHAAGLANFLRAIPALVAAKRVPLLDGRPEAVQALAEAGLERLARARRHRGSIDPKAAPALLGGWLAGPVLRRAAKTPEAVLDEALMPSEAQRRLSLMWRSVSGRW; encoded by the coding sequence TTGGCCGAAGATACGCCTCAGAATGATTTTCAGGCCTGCGCGGATCTGGTGCAGCGCGCTGATCCGGATCGGTTTCTGGCCACAATGGCCGCACCGCCTGCAGCGCGGGATCTGCTGTTTGCGCTTTATGCGGCGAATGTCGAAATCGCCCGCGCCCCCTGGCTGACCCAGGAGGAGATGATCGCCGAGATGCGCCTGCAATGGTGGCGCGATGCCTTTGGCGAGATTGGCAAAGGTGGCGTGGTGCGCCGCCATGAGGTGGTGACCGCCCTGGCGCTGACCATGCGGGCCGAGGATGCGGTGTTGATGGATCAGCTGTGTGATGCGCGGCGCTGGGACATTTACAAAGATCCGTTTGACGATGTGGCCGATTTTGAACGCTATATCCAGCTGACCTCGGCCAATCTGTTTGTGGTGGCGGTCAATGGCCTGGGCGGCGGCGATGAGCAGGTGGTGCGCGATCTCGGCCATGCGGCGGGTCTGGCCAACTTCCTGCGCGCGATACCGGCGCTGGTGGCGGCGAAACGGGTGCCTTTGCTGGATGGCCGGCCGGAGGCGGTGCAGGCCCTTGCCGAGGCAGGTTTGGAGCGTCTGGCGCGGGCGCGGCGGCATCGCGGTTCCATTGATCCAAAAGCTGCCCCCGCTTTGTTGGGCGGCTGGCTGGCCGGTCCGGTGCTGCGGCGCGCGGCCAAGACGCCTGAGGCGGTGCTGGATGAGGCGCTGATGCCCTCAGAGGCGCAGCGGCGGCTCAGTCTGATGTGGCGCAGTGTCAGCGGCCGTTGGTGA
- a CDS encoding MFS transporter: MTDAINTPAPDTGPTSDAAAKRNVVILVLAQAILGAQMPMLFTIGGLAGQSLASNICFATLPISMIVLSSMLSATPVSAIMQRFGRRIGFMVGTAFGAAGAAVGAYALSIASFPLFLVGSFLTGTYMSAHGFYRFAAADTASDAFRPKAISYVMAGGLAAAVIGPQLVKLTSDAFVVPFLGAYMAVIAINVLGSLLFLFLDIPTPPKPSADAPKGRSRMELIKTPVIAVAVICAMVSYALMNLVMTSTPLAVVGCGFEQNNAADVVTAHVLAMYVPSFFTGHLIARFGTQKIMAAGLLILAGAGAVALQGVQLENFFLALVLLGVGWNFGFIGATTLLANSHTPEERGRMQGLNDLLVFGGVTLASLASGGLMNCSGGDPVNGWAAVNLAMAPFLMLAGGALIWLMFQPKEEMA, encoded by the coding sequence ATGACTGACGCGATCAATACCCCCGCCCCCGATACCGGCCCCACCTCCGACGCTGCGGCCAAGCGCAATGTTGTGATCCTGGTGCTGGCGCAGGCCATCCTCGGCGCGCAGATGCCGATGCTGTTCACCATTGGCGGGCTGGCGGGGCAAAGCCTTGCGTCAAACATCTGCTTCGCCACATTGCCGATCTCGATGATCGTGCTGTCCTCCATGCTCTCGGCCACCCCGGTTTCGGCCATCATGCAGCGATTTGGCCGCCGCATCGGCTTTATGGTCGGCACAGCCTTTGGCGCAGCCGGGGCCGCGGTGGGCGCCTATGCGCTGTCGATCGCGTCTTTCCCGCTGTTCCTTGTCGGCTCCTTCCTCACCGGCACCTATATGTCGGCGCATGGGTTTTACCGTTTCGCCGCGGCAGATACCGCTTCGGATGCCTTCCGGCCCAAGGCGATTTCCTACGTGATGGCGGGTGGCCTTGCCGCTGCGGTGATCGGCCCGCAGCTGGTCAAGCTGACCTCGGACGCCTTCGTGGTGCCCTTCCTTGGCGCCTATATGGCGGTGATTGCGATCAACGTTCTGGGCTCGCTGCTGTTCCTGTTCCTTGATATCCCGACCCCGCCGAAACCCTCCGCCGATGCCCCCAAGGGCCGCAGCCGGATGGAGCTTATCAAAACCCCGGTGATCGCGGTCGCGGTGATCTGCGCCATGGTATCTTACGCGCTGATGAACCTTGTGATGACCTCGACCCCGCTGGCAGTGGTTGGTTGCGGGTTTGAGCAGAACAACGCCGCCGATGTGGTCACGGCCCACGTGCTGGCGATGTATGTACCAAGCTTCTTCACCGGTCACCTGATTGCCCGTTTCGGCACGCAGAAGATCATGGCCGCAGGCCTGTTGATCCTTGCCGGGGCTGGCGCGGTTGCGCTGCAGGGCGTTCAGCTGGAAAACTTCTTCCTCGCGCTGGTGCTTCTGGGCGTCGGCTGGAACTTCGGCTTCATTGGCGCCACCACGCTTCTGGCCAATTCCCACACCCCTGAGGAGCGCGGCCGGATGCAGGGCCTCAATGACCTCCTGGTCTTTGGCGGTGTCACCCTGGCCTCGCTGGCCTCTGGTGGCTTGATGAACTGCTCGGGCGGTGATCCGGTCAACGGCTGGGCGGCCGTGAACCTGGCGATGGCACCCTTCCTGATGCTGGCCGGCGGCGCGCTGATCTGGCTGATGTTCCAACCCAAAGAAGAGATGGCGTAA
- a CDS encoding cobyrinate a,c-diamide synthase → MNTAAAPTPPSGLIIAAPASGAGKTTVTLALLRLLARQGMNVRGAKSGPDYIDPKFHEAACGQPCLNLDAWAMTPARLSSLATGDGTLVIEGAMGLFDGAPPQGKGAVADLARLFHLPVVLVVDAGRMAGSVAPLVSGFAHFDADVTVAGVILNNVGSDRHEAMLRRALAPLGLPVLAAMRRNKTLTMPSRHLGLVQAGERADLDQFLDRAADALAESLDQETLQTLLRPTPTKSAARRIPPPAQSITVARDQAYAFCYPHLLSDWRAQGAEITFFSPLADDTVPACDFLYLPGGYPELHAGRLAANRTFMDSLRKAAETTEIYGECGGYMTLGEVLIDAEGTAHQMAGLLRLETSFATRKLHLGYRDLTPLTGPFKTPLKAHEFHYATTLSAKGQPLFAAKDAEGNALPDMGLSQRNGQACTHGSFAHLIDLA, encoded by the coding sequence GTGAACACCGCCGCCGCCCCCACGCCCCCGAGCGGGCTGATCATCGCCGCGCCCGCCTCAGGTGCCGGCAAAACCACCGTCACGCTGGCGCTGCTGCGGTTGCTGGCGCGGCAAGGCATGAATGTGCGCGGCGCGAAATCCGGCCCCGACTATATCGACCCCAAGTTTCACGAAGCCGCCTGCGGCCAGCCCTGTCTGAACCTGGACGCCTGGGCGATGACACCGGCGCGGCTCTCCAGCCTTGCGACTGGTGACGGCACGCTGGTAATCGAAGGCGCCATGGGCCTGTTTGACGGCGCCCCGCCCCAGGGCAAAGGCGCGGTGGCCGATCTGGCGCGTCTGTTCCACCTGCCGGTGGTACTGGTGGTGGACGCCGGCCGCATGGCAGGCTCGGTTGCGCCGCTGGTTTCGGGCTTTGCCCATTTCGACGCCGATGTCACCGTCGCCGGGGTGATCCTCAACAACGTCGGCTCCGACCGGCACGAGGCAATGCTGCGCCGCGCCCTTGCGCCCCTTGGCCTGCCGGTGCTGGCCGCGATGCGCCGCAACAAAACGCTCACCATGCCGTCACGCCACTTGGGCCTGGTGCAGGCCGGTGAACGCGCCGACCTCGACCAGTTCCTTGACCGCGCCGCAGATGCGCTGGCTGAAAGCCTGGACCAAGAGACACTCCAAACCCTCCTGCGCCCAACACCCACCAAATCAGCGGCCCGCCGCATCCCGCCGCCCGCACAATCCATCACCGTGGCCCGCGATCAGGCCTATGCCTTCTGCTACCCACACCTGCTGTCGGATTGGCGCGCCCAAGGCGCCGAAATCACCTTCTTCTCACCGCTGGCTGATGACACAGTGCCCGCCTGTGATTTCCTCTACCTGCCCGGCGGCTACCCCGAACTGCACGCCGGCCGCCTCGCCGCCAACAGAACCTTCATGGACAGCCTGCGCAAAGCCGCAGAAACCACTGAGATCTATGGCGAATGCGGCGGCTACATGACCCTGGGTGAGGTGCTGATCGATGCCGAAGGCACTGCGCATCAGATGGCCGGGCTGCTTAGGCTGGAAACCTCCTTTGCCACACGCAAACTGCACCTCGGCTACCGCGATCTGACGCCGCTGACCGGCCCGTTCAAAACCCCGCTGAAAGCGCATGAGTTCCACTACGCCACCACGCTCAGCGCCAAGGGTCAGCCGCTTTTTGCCGCCAAAGACGCCGAAGGCAACGCGCTGCCAGACATGGGCCTCAGCCAGCGCAACGGCCAGGCCTGCACCCACGGCTCCTTCGCCCATCTGATCGACCTCGCCTGA
- the cobA gene encoding uroporphyrinogen-III C-methyltransferase, which translates to MTDSLTLPAHDWPTLEPGWVWLCGAGPGDPGLLTLHAVNALRQADVVIYDALVQEAILDWAPQAEHIYAGKRGGKPSAKQRDISLRLVDLARAGKRVLRLKGGDPFVFGRGGEEAQTLIQHGVNCRIIPGISAGIGGLAYAGIPVTHRDVNQSVTFVTGHDQTGDTPSSLNWKAIAEGAQVLVIYMGMKHVERIADALLSAGRPADEPCAVVCSATTDDQQVLETTLGKMAADIKASGLKPPAILCVGRSVLMRQVLDWQGLIAGQAPRNLDPLDRGRPAEQA; encoded by the coding sequence ATGACTGACTCGCTCACCCTCCCCGCCCATGATTGGCCCACGCTGGAACCCGGCTGGGTCTGGCTCTGTGGAGCGGGTCCGGGCGATCCCGGCCTCTTGACGCTGCATGCGGTGAACGCGCTGCGCCAGGCCGATGTGGTGATCTATGACGCCCTGGTGCAGGAGGCGATCCTGGACTGGGCGCCGCAGGCCGAACATATCTATGCGGGCAAACGCGGCGGCAAACCCTCCGCCAAGCAGCGTGACATTTCGCTGCGGCTGGTTGATCTGGCGCGTGCGGGCAAACGGGTGCTGCGCCTCAAAGGCGGTGATCCCTTTGTCTTTGGTCGCGGCGGTGAAGAGGCCCAGACCCTGATCCAGCACGGCGTCAACTGCCGCATCATCCCCGGCATCAGCGCCGGCATCGGCGGCTTGGCCTATGCGGGCATTCCGGTGACCCACCGCGATGTGAACCAGTCGGTGACCTTTGTGACCGGCCATGACCAGACCGGCGACACACCGTCGTCGCTGAACTGGAAGGCCATCGCCGAAGGGGCCCAGGTGCTGGTGATCTACATGGGCATGAAACATGTAGAGCGTATTGCTGACGCGCTGCTCTCCGCCGGTCGCCCCGCCGATGAACCCTGCGCCGTCGTGTGTTCGGCTACCACCGACGATCAACAGGTGCTGGAAACCACGCTGGGCAAAATGGCCGCGGATATCAAAGCCTCCGGCCTGAAACCGCCCGCGATCCTTTGTGTGGGCCGCTCGGTCCTGATGCGGCAGGTGCTGGACTGGCAGGGTTTGATCGCCGGGCAAGCCCCCCGCAACCTTGATCCCCTGGACCGGGGCCGCCCGGCCGAACAGGCGTGA
- a CDS encoding cobalt-precorrin-5B (C(1))-methyltransferase encodes MSRKPDRELRRGWTTGACATAATRAALMMLWGEGKPEKVRITLPRGERPEFEVVEARQGEGWAEAGIVKDAGDDPDVTHGTLILSRVEASGGGVVFVGGRGVGQVTKPGLPIPPGEPAINPVPRQMMTQTVEEMATRLGQTPDIQITVSVPAGEELAAKTWNPRLGIKGGLSILGTTGIVRPFSCAAWIASIHRGVDVARAEGLAHVAGCTGATSERVVQGLYGLPDHAMLDMGDFAGGMLKYIAKHPLPRVSIGGGIGKITKLAQGARDLHSGRSQVDFDLLADWLGDARLRECNTALQAYEIMGKDMADMVAQKALFEVRKMLPDGVESDVVVIDRAGKLLARTDGEGVQ; translated from the coding sequence ATGAGCCGGAAACCCGACAGAGAATTGCGCCGTGGCTGGACCACGGGCGCCTGTGCCACCGCTGCGACGCGGGCGGCGCTCATGATGCTGTGGGGCGAAGGTAAGCCCGAAAAGGTGCGCATCACCTTGCCCCGTGGCGAAAGGCCCGAGTTCGAGGTGGTTGAGGCGCGCCAGGGCGAAGGCTGGGCCGAGGCGGGGATTGTGAAGGATGCGGGCGATGATCCTGACGTCACACATGGCACGCTGATTCTGTCGCGGGTTGAGGCCTCGGGCGGGGGTGTCGTCTTTGTTGGCGGGCGCGGCGTGGGGCAGGTCACAAAACCCGGCCTGCCGATCCCGCCGGGCGAACCTGCGATCAACCCGGTGCCACGCCAGATGATGACCCAGACGGTGGAGGAAATGGCCACGCGGCTGGGTCAGACCCCGGATATTCAGATCACCGTTTCGGTCCCTGCTGGCGAAGAACTGGCAGCGAAGACCTGGAACCCGCGTTTGGGCATCAAGGGTGGGTTGTCGATCCTGGGCACCACGGGAATTGTGCGGCCCTTCAGCTGCGCGGCCTGGATCGCCTCGATCCATCGTGGGGTGGATGTGGCGCGGGCCGAGGGGCTTGCCCATGTGGCAGGCTGCACTGGTGCGACCTCGGAACGGGTGGTGCAGGGGCTTTATGGCCTGCCGGATCACGCCATGCTGGATATGGGCGATTTTGCCGGGGGGATGTTGAAATACATCGCCAAACATCCGCTGCCCCGGGTCTCCATCGGCGGCGGCATCGGCAAGATCACCAAGCTGGCGCAGGGCGCGCGGGATCTGCATTCGGGCCGTTCACAGGTAGATTTTGATCTGCTGGCAGACTGGCTGGGGGATGCGCGGCTGCGAGAGTGTAACACTGCGCTGCAAGCCTATGAGATCATGGGGAAAGATATGGCCGATATGGTCGCCCAGAAGGCGCTGTTTGAGGTGCGAAAAATGCTGCCAGACGGGGTGGAGAGTGATGTGGTTGTGATTGACCGCGCAGGCAAGCTGCTGGCGCGGACAGATGGTGAGGGTGTGCAATGA
- a CDS encoding cobalt-precorrin-6A reductase, whose product MTVLLLAGTGEARKLAEGLDQAYVPTIASLAGATEAPAPLAVPTRVGGFGGEAAFRDFLFGKDIKLILDATHPFAAQISDRAARVAADMDLPYCQLMRPPWRPGPGEFWTTVADAAEACARIAPGAKVFLATGRQSLPGFMALSHSDVSLRVVDLPEGDFPMPQGRYITGRPPFDVEEEKALFTDLGIDTLVVKNAGGAAGKAKLQAAKELGIRVIMIARPPQPAPKSLGRQVETVQEALDWAVAEAKARGVMP is encoded by the coding sequence ATGACGGTTTTGTTGCTGGCTGGCACGGGTGAGGCGCGCAAACTGGCTGAAGGGCTGGATCAGGCCTATGTGCCGACGATCGCCTCCCTTGCTGGTGCGACCGAGGCGCCGGCGCCGCTGGCTGTGCCCACACGTGTGGGGGGCTTTGGTGGCGAAGCGGCCTTTCGCGATTTCCTTTTTGGCAAAGATATCAAACTGATCCTTGATGCAACGCATCCTTTTGCGGCGCAGATCAGCGACCGGGCGGCGCGTGTCGCTGCGGACATGGATCTGCCCTATTGCCAGCTGATGCGCCCGCCTTGGCGGCCCGGCCCGGGGGAGTTTTGGACCACGGTGGCGGATGCGGCGGAGGCCTGCGCGCGGATTGCGCCGGGGGCAAAGGTGTTTCTGGCCACCGGCCGCCAGTCATTGCCCGGCTTCATGGCGCTGTCACACAGTGACGTCAGCTTGCGGGTGGTTGACCTGCCTGAGGGGGACTTCCCCATGCCGCAGGGGCGCTACATCACCGGGCGTCCGCCCTTTGATGTGGAGGAGGAGAAAGCACTGTTCACTGATCTGGGCATCGACACGCTGGTGGTGAAAAACGCCGGCGGGGCGGCAGGCAAGGCCAAGCTGCAGGCGGCGAAGGAGCTGGGCATTCGCGTCATCATGATTGCGCGGCCCCCGCAGCCGGCCCCAAAATCTTTGGGTCGACAGGTGGAAACCGTGCAGGAGGCGCTGGACTGGGCGGTGGCTGAGGCCAAAGCGCGGGGCGTGATGCCGTGA
- a CDS encoding DNA-3-methyladenine glycosylase 2 family protein, with translation MAVGRIIETDDCVAEGVAWLGAHDPAMARAYAVTGPLPLRRKPDGFGELLSAIVSQQVSVASANAIWKRLQDAGCVSPEGVQRYSFDDLRGLGLSQQKARYALALAEAGIDYDALRAAPDAEVIKVLTAVKGIGVWTAEIYAMFSLGRADVFAPGDLALQVAAQDLYGLEARPKERELRQMSENWSPWRAVAARQLFAYYRHVKQREGIR, from the coding sequence GTGGCTGTGGGGCGGATTATCGAAACGGATGATTGCGTGGCCGAAGGCGTCGCGTGGCTGGGCGCCCATGATCCGGCGATGGCACGGGCCTATGCGGTGACCGGGCCGCTGCCGCTGCGGCGCAAACCCGATGGGTTTGGTGAGCTGCTGTCAGCGATAGTCAGCCAGCAGGTCAGCGTGGCCTCGGCCAATGCGATTTGGAAACGCCTGCAGGATGCGGGCTGTGTTAGTCCCGAAGGTGTTCAGCGCTACAGTTTTGACGATCTGCGCGGGCTGGGCCTGTCACAGCAGAAGGCGCGCTATGCCCTGGCACTGGCTGAGGCGGGGATCGATTATGACGCCTTGCGCGCCGCACCGGACGCGGAGGTCATCAAGGTTCTGACCGCGGTCAAAGGCATCGGCGTCTGGACAGCAGAGATCTATGCGATGTTCTCGCTGGGGCGTGCGGATGTCTTTGCCCCCGGCGATCTGGCGCTGCAGGTGGCGGCGCAGGATCTTTACGGGCTGGAGGCGCGCCCCAAGGAGCGTGAGCTGCGCCAGATGAGCGAAAATTGGAGCCCCTGGCGCGCCGTTGCAGCGCGTCAGCTCTTTGCCTATTACAGGCATGTCAAACAACGGGAAGGGATCAGATGA